CATCGCACACAATGGCGTTTGCCTCACCGTTGTCTCGCTTGAGGAGGGGGGCTACACGGTGACAGCCGTTCAGGAGACGCTGGATCGTAGTAATCTGGGACTCCTACAGGTGGGCGACTATGTCAATGTGGAGCGCAGTATGATGCTCGGTGGCCGTCTGGACGGTCATATCGTGCAGGGGCATGTGGATCAGACGGCTCGCTGTACGGCCATTCGAGAGATGGATGGAAGCCACTACTTTACCTTCGCCTATGAGGTGGATCGTGAGATGATGCGCCAGGGATATATGACGGTCGAGAAGGGCTCCGTGACGGTCAACGGCGTGAGCCTCACCGTCTGCAATTCGCAGGAAAACTCTTTCGAGGTGGCAATCATCCCTTATACACTGGAGCATACCAACTTCAAGTACTTTAAGGAGGGAAGTGTGGTCAACCTCGAGTTTGACATCTTGGGCAAGTACATCGCTCGCCTACGTTCGTTTGACTAAACCCTTGTAATTATGAACCCTGAAGATCTATACGCTCTCTATCGGGAGCGTCAGAGCGATCGTAGATTTGCTGACCGCCCTGTACCGCAGGAGGTGCTGGAGCGCATCCTAAACAACGCCCTGCTGGCGCCCTCTGCAACCAATCAGCAGCCCTGGAGTATCGTAGCAGTCTCCGAGCCAGAGACTGCGCAGCGTGTGGGGCAGGCGGTCATCAAAGGGGTGACAAATATGAATAAGTTTGCCCTGGAGGCACCCGTACATCTACTGATCGTAGCGGAGCGGGGACGCTGGGTGGCGCGTATGGGTAGCCGCATGATGAAGGTGGACTACCGACCCATAGACCTAGGCATCCTCGTGGCACACATCGTCCTCGCAGCTCAGGCAGAGGGCGTCGGAAGCTGCATACTAGGCTGGATCAACGATACCGCCGTGCGCAAAGAACTGGGCATACCAGACAAGCGTCAGGTGGTCCTAGACATCCTCATTGGCTACTCGGAGCAACCAACTCGAGAGAAGAAGCGCAAGAGTCCCGACGAGGTGATCCACTGGAACAAGTGGTGAGTCTTACGAGACTGGAGCATAAAGGCGAATCGCTGTGTTGCTTTCGGGATTCGGCTTCGGTCACATACGGATGTATGCTCCCTTCAGGCCTCACCCTCAGTGCCTTGCGCTTCATCCTTTTTGCAAAGTCTCCTTACGGGGGGGGGGGGGCTGCCGTGAGGCGGCGTGTTAGTGCGGAGAGGCGGTGGAGCTGAGGAGCTGCTGGAGGGCGCGACGGTCGAGCTTGCCGTTGTCGTTGTGCGGTAGCTGCGCTACGCAGCGGATCTCTTTGGGGCGGTGATAGGGAGGTAGGAGCTGTTCGCACGTTTCGTCTAGCCGCTTCGCCAAAGCTTCGGGGAGGCTGTCGCTTTCTAGTACGAGTACGAGCTTTTGTCCTAGCGCAGCATCGGCTACCCAGCTGATGGCGAGCGGTACGTCTAGTGTCGCAGAGAGCTTGCGCTCGATCGGCTCGGGGCTGATCTTGACACCGCCACTATTGATCATGTTATCGGCTCGACCCTCTATGGTAAAGCCGCCATCGGGGTGTAGCTCGACGAGGTCATGGGTCGTGAGGACGGGACCTTCGGGATAGAGCAGGCGATCCTCGATGATGAGTTCGCCTTCGGAGCCTTGGGAGAGATGTACCCCCTCGAGGGGATAGAAGAGGGGAGAGGCGTGGGGGCCGTTGAGCCGTCGCAGGGCGATGTGCGAGATGGTCTCGGTCATGCCGTAGGTGGCGTAAGCTGCTACGGGTAGCGTGCTGAGCTGCGCCTCCACAGTGGGATGAATGGCTCCGCCCCCGATGATCAGTTGCTCTGCTTGGCTGAGTAGCTCACGCTCCTCAGGCACCTCCAGTGTGTGGTGTAGTTGAAGGGGTACAAGCGAGACGAAGTGCGGTGCTACGCTGAGTGTCGCCAGCGGATGACTCGAGGGAGGCACGACGATTAGCTCGGCACCGGCGAGCAATGCGCGT
The sequence above is a segment of the Porphyromonas vaginalis genome. Coding sequences within it:
- a CDS encoding riboflavin synthase, encoding MFSGIVEGMAQVRRLTREGSNLHITLACNFAAELQIDQSIAHNGVCLTVVSLEEGGYTVTAVQETLDRSNLGLLQVGDYVNVERSMMLGGRLDGHIVQGHVDQTARCTAIREMDGSHYFTFAYEVDREMMRQGYMTVEKGSVTVNGVSLTVCNSQENSFEVAIIPYTLEHTNFKYFKEGSVVNLEFDILGKYIARLRSFD
- a CDS encoding nitroreductase family protein, which gives rise to MNPEDLYALYRERQSDRRFADRPVPQEVLERILNNALLAPSATNQQPWSIVAVSEPETAQRVGQAVIKGVTNMNKFALEAPVHLLIVAERGRWVARMGSRMMKVDYRPIDLGILVAHIVLAAQAEGVGSCILGWINDTAVRKELGIPDKRQVVLDILIGYSEQPTREKKRKSPDEVIHWNKW
- a CDS encoding AMP-binding protein codes for the protein MSEHLYIDSARVDAESLEPFAQGLTSERRAVLQPLLAFLGEWWSEEEYVTVQTSGSTGTPKRIRLTKCAMRRSGLRSNRYFQIEASTRLLLAMDLRYIGAKMMVVRALLAGAELIVVPPSSHPLATLSVAPHFVSLVPLQLHHTLEVPEERELLSQAEQLIIGGGAIHPTVEAQLSTLPVAAYATYGMTETISHIALRRLNGPHASPLFYPLEGVHLSQGSEGELIIEDRLLYPEGPVLTTHDLVELHPDGGFTIEGRADNMINSGGVKISPEPIERKLSATLDVPLAISWVADAALGQKLVLVLESDSLPEALAKRLDETCEQLLPPYHRPKEIRCVAQLPHNDNGKLDRRALQQLLSSTASPH